The genomic window AGTATACTTATTGTTTGCACGCATGCATGAATACTTGGATCAACAGCTGCGCACGTGGAGTCGAAGAGTCGGTTTATGTACCAGATGCTCGTGTTCGGAGATTCATATGCTGACACTGGGAACATCCCAAAATCAGACCTCAGTCCGGAATCACGCCAATGGTACAGCCCCTACGGCGGCAGACGTCATCCAAGCGGCCGCTTGTCAAACGGAAAGGTTCAATCTGATTTCATCGGTAAGATCAAATTAAATTAAGCTCTCAGATCGATCGATTTTAACTGGTGAAGCTGTTTGTGCATCGATATTACTCTGATACATTCTGTTGTCGTTACAGCGATGTTACTGGGGCGTAGTGAAGGCCCTCCGACGTACAGGCTCAGGAGTCGCTATGTCGACATGTTTGGCATGAACTTCGCCTTCAGTGGCTCCGGCGTGTTTGAGGTGCCGCAGAAGGTACCGACTCTCAGCGAGCAGGTCGACTACGTCGAGATACTGATAAAGGAAGGTGCCATCAAGGACTGGCGACTCAAGGACACCGTCGCGCTGGTGGCCATCTCCGGCAACGACTACGTCCACATCGCCAACATGAGCTCCTCCAACGAAGTGAGTAGATCTACCATCTAGACGCATTACTGAAACGATCTGTCCTCGTACAGGTTAATTACTGataagttttacgtgctttgtGTCGCAGACTATCGCTCTCGTCGGGAACGTGACGACCGAGATCGCCAAGGAGGTAAAGCGGCTGCAAGATCTCGGGGTGCCCAAGATCCTTGTCAACAACCTGCATCCGCTAGGCTGCACGCCGAGGCATTCCAGGCCGAGCAACTACGCCCGCTGCGACGACCGCGCCAACATGGTCGCGTCCATGCACAACAAGAATCTCGCAGAGAAGCTGGGTTCTGACCATGAAAATGTCATGCTACTCGA from Phragmites australis chromosome 14, lpPhrAust1.1, whole genome shotgun sequence includes these protein-coding regions:
- the LOC133890361 gene encoding GDSL esterase/lipase At5g03610-like translates to MKLLVILPVVCFLIVLNAAHVESKSRFMYQMLVFGDSYADTGNIPKSDLSPESRQWYSPYGGRRHPSGRLSNGKVQSDFIAMLLGRSEGPPTYRLRSRYVDMFGMNFAFSGSGVFEVPQKVPTLSEQVDYVEILIKEGAIKDWRLKDTVALVAISGNDYVHIANMSSSNETIALVGNVTTEIAKEVKRLQDLGVPKILVNNLHPLGCTPRHSRPSNYARCDDRANMVASMHNKNLAEKLGSDHENVMLLDLNTAFSKLVQPSPDAAKNPSDDNLAKTFTNKLRPSCESYDPKGYCGQEDENDHPQYSLSDLDDDPFGNFYWDDVHPTHTGWYFVMMQMQEYIKDFLDI